A stretch of the Gossypium arboreum isolate Shixiya-1 unplaced genomic scaffold, ASM2569848v2 Contig00246, whole genome shotgun sequence genome encodes the following:
- the LOC128288654 gene encoding disease resistance protein RGA2-like translates to MADEIYLSDKIIRLWMADGLLEHPKQNQEWEDLPSSVLRLIELRHLVITVDANHLKEIRAGYWTSLQYLKLHYCLELECLPEGMQYLKSLRTRTLVVKIEVEEEEDKDLQLSLKTLLLVDLHSVTDLPRLLLQGSSSTLQQLRIMRCPNLSVLPAWLLNLTSLHRLGIMDCRNLSALPEGIDRLTNLRDLRIYSCPQLSKRYRQNGVKIGTKLLTFKSLLLRIKIEECEDGRMKQWLRQDTEDFCI, encoded by the exons atggcg GATGAGATCTATTTGAGTGACAAAATCATCCGTCTTTGGATGGCAGATGGACTCCTTGAGCATCCAAAGCAAAATCAAGAGTGGGAAGAT TTGCCTAGCAGCGTGCTAAGGTTGATTGAGCTTAGACATCTAGTAATAACCGTCGACGCTAACCATTTGAAAGAAATACGAGCAGGATATTGGACTTCTCTTCAATACTTGAAATTGCATTATTGTTTGGAATTAGAATGTTTACCTGAAGGAATGCAGTATCTGAAGTCACTTCGGACACGAACACTTGTCGTAA AAATAGAAGTAGAAGAGGAAGAAGACAAAGACCTTCAGTTGAGCCTTAAAACTCTCTTACTCGTTGACTTACATTCTGTAACAGATTTGCCACGATTGCTTCTTCAAGGATCTTCTTCCACTTTGCAGCAATTACGAATTATGCGGTGTCCAAACTTGTCCGTTCTACCAGCATGGCTACTgaatctcacttctcttcatagACTTGGTATTATGGATTGCAGAAATTTGTCAGCTCTACCAGAGGGAATAGACCGCCTCACCAACCTTAGAGATTTGAGAATTTATAGTTGTCCGCAGTTGAGCAAAAGATACAGACAAAATGGGGTGAAGATTGGCACAAAATTGCTCACATTCAAGAGCTTGTTATTGAGGATTAAGATTGAG GAATGTGAAGATGGAAGAATGAAGCAATGGTTGAGGCAGGACACGGAAGACTTTTGCATTTAG
- the LOC108462453 gene encoding putative disease resistance protein RGA3: protein MAETFLFDIAEKVVEKIVGLTVDEVRLAFNVKADLKKLKDTMISIKAVLLDAERQQHQNKKLRLCMCKLRDIFYDAEDVIDDFKCEALRKQDAINHPNTNSSKVRFLASCCTCLPLSFSLRMGHKIKDINRRLDELATEWNSFDLGPTSDDRHVLRRETSSFVDSSDVIGRDEDKENIISMLMKPSEDGNIPVIPIVGIGGLGKTTLAQIKEKDVDSTLDALQARLRSLLNDKKFLLVLDDVWNENQAKWVELRNLLRSTDGFSRSKIIVTTRHSNVVLIMSPIRPYILEGLPLEDCLTLFTKWAFNDGAEKHYPNLIRIGEEIVKKCKGVPLAVRTLGSLLFQKTDESDWIYIRDSEIWRLEQHENDILPVLKLSYNYLPSHLQRCFAFLSLYKKDKIYSSDDVIRLWMANGLLEHPKQNQEWEDVGKRYLNELLSRCLIQKENEFRLKFTFKMHDLVHDLALDVSQKECKIVNSETKRVDENVRHLLLCDEKLVEVPRVLEEMKNVRTVIIQYASKRSKIVDKSLINLCVSNFKYLRALEFRKSPLTALPNSIGTLKRP, encoded by the exons ATGGCGGAAACGTTTCTGTTCGATATTGCAGAAAAGGTTGTCGAGAAAATTGTCGGTCTCACTGTAGACGAAGTTCGCTTGGCGTTTAATGTCAAAGCCGATCTGAAAAAGCTGAAGGACACCATGATCAGCATTAAAGCTGTGCTCTTGGATGCCGAGCGGCAACAGCACCAAAATAAAAAGCTGCGCCTCTGTATGTGCAAGCTCAGAGACATCTTTTACGATGCTGAGGACGTTATTGACGATTTCAAGTGTGAAGCTCTCCGCAAACAGGACGCCATCAATCATCCCAATACCAACAGCTCAAAGGTGCGATTTTTAGCTTCCTGTTGTACTTGTTTGCCTCTTTCATTCTCTTTAAGAATGGGTCATAAAATCAAAGACATCAATCGGAGACTAGACGAACTTGCTACTGAGTGGAACAGCTTTGATCTAGGACCGACTAGCGACGATCGACATGTTTTGCGCAGAGAGACTTCCTCTTTTGTGGATTCTTCTGATGTTATTGGTAGAGATGAGGATAAAGAGAACATTATTAGTATGTTGATGAAACCAAGTGAGGATGGAAATATCCCTGTCATTCCCATTGTTGGAATTGGGGGTTTAGGAAAAACCACGCTCGCTCA AATAAAGGAGAAAGATGTGGATTCAACACTTgacgccttgcaagctcgtttgAGAAGCCTTTTGAATGATAAGAAGTTCTTGCTCGTCCTGGATGATGTGTGGAATGAAAATCAAGCAAAATGGGTTGAGTTAAGAAATTTGTTGAGATCGACGGATGGATTTTCTCGAAGCAAAATTATTGTAACCACTCGGCATTCTAATGTTGTCTTGATAATGAGTCCGATTCGCCCTTATATATTGGAAGGTCTCCCTCTTGAAGACTGTTTGACCTTATTTACAAAATGGGCTTTTAATGATGGTGCTGAGAAACATTATCCAAATCTCATTAGAATCGGGGAGGAGATTGTGAAAAAATGCAAAGGGGTTCCCTTGGCAGTAAGAACATTGGGAAGCCTACTGTTTCAGAAAACGGATGAATCTGATTGGATCTATATAAGAGACAGTGAAATATGGAGACTTGAGCAACATGAAAACGATATTTTACCAGTGTTGAAGTTGAGTTACAATTATTTGCCATCTCATTTGCAACGATGTTTTGCTTTTTTATCCTTGTATAAAAAGGATAAGATCTATTCGAGTGACGATGTCATTCGTCTTTGGATGGCAAATGGACTCCTTGAGCATCCGAAGCAAAATCAAGAGTGGGAGGATGTTGGTAAACGATATTTGAATGAATTACTGTCAAGGTGCCTCATCCAAAAGGAGAACGAATTTCGCTTGAAGTTTACCTTCAAAATGCATGATCTGGTACATGATCTTGCATTAGATGTGTCTCAAAAAGAGTGTAAAATAGTGAATTCCGAAACAAAAAGGGTTGATGAAAATGTTCGACATTTATTATTATGTGATGAGAAGTTGGTTGAAGTTCCACGTGTTTTGGAGGAAATGAAAAATGTTCGAACAGTAATCATCCAATATGCTTCAAAGAGATCAAAGATTGTTGATAAATCTCTTATAAATCTTTGTGTATCCAATTTCAAGTATCTACGAGCATTAGAATTTAGGAAGTCGCCATTGACGGCTTTACCGAATTCCATTGGTACCTTAAAGAGACCTTGA